DNA sequence from the Carnobacterium funditum DSM 5970 genome:
TGACTTGGAAAAAAAATGGAGAGGAATCAAACAGGTGAAGAAATGGTAACAATCAACGATATCGCTAAACAAGCTGGGGTTGCTAAAAGTACCGTTTCCAGATATTTAAATGGTGGATCAGTGAGTCAAAAAACAAAAGAAAAATTAGGCCTAATCGTTGCTGAAACTGGCTATATACCAAATACGTTTGCCCAAAGTCTGAAAGCGAAAAAAACCGCTATTATTGGAACGATTATTCCACGGCTAGATTCTTATTCTGCAAATGAAGTGTTAATTTCTATTGATGAAGGATTAAGAAAGAAAAATTTTCAACTACTAATCACGAATACGAATCAAAATTCTGAGAGAGAAATTGAAAGTATTTATTCATTAGCGAGTCAGAAGGTTGCAGGGATTCTTTTATTTGCAACGGTTATCACAGAAGCACACAAAAAAGCCATTGCTGATGTCGGTATTCCGGTTATTTTATTAGGCCAACAAGCTGAAGACCTTTACTCGATCGTCCACGATGAATATGATGCAGGGTTTAAAATAGGCAAGTATGCTACTCATTTAGGACACAAAAACTTTTTGTACTTGAATGTTTTTGAGGCAGATGTAGCGGTAGGACAACTGCGCAAAAAAGGTGTATTAGATGCGTTAAAGGAAACAAAAGATAGCACAGTAAAAATGATTGAAATAAGTTTTACTTTTGAAAAAGCTTACCAACAAGTTTTAGAAGTATTGCCCTCAGTAAAAGCTTCTTATATTATTTGTGCGACGGATAATATTGCTTTAGCTGTATTAAAAGCTGCACATCAGTTGAAATTAGAGATTCCGGATGTTTTTTCATTATCTGGCTTTGGTGGTTATCAAATTACGACAGTCGTCTCACCAACCATTACGACTGTAAAGTATGCGTATCAAGAGTTAGGTCAAATAGCTGTAAAAAATTTGCTTTTGTTATTGGAAGGATCGACTATTCCAAAGAAAACGGTTTTGAAAAATAAATTAATAAAAAATGAATCGACTAAAAAGTGGAATTAAAACAATTATGATAAATCCCAAATTCCCTCACTGATAGTACCTGAGGTTACATCATTAGTGAGGAGAGCCAGGGATTTATTTTTTGAGGAAAGGATTGAAATGTATTTGACTAACTATTTTTTTTAACTAGTTTGTACTGGACAAAATAAATAAAAACGGTTACAATGAAAAAGAACCGGTTCCAAAAAGCAACAAACCAATAAAAGGAGGAAATAAAAATGACGGATAACGAAAGAATTGCTAAAGAAGTAATCGAAGCAGTAGGTGGAAATGAAAATATCCAATCGGTAGCTCATTGTGCGACACGTTTGAGAATTATGGTAAATAAGGAAGAAAGTATCGATAAAGAAGCGATAGAAAATATTGACAAGGTAAAAGGAGCATTTTATAATTCAGGGCAGTTTCAAATCATTTTTGGAACCGGTACCGTTAATAAAATTTATGAAGAAGTGATGGCGTTAGGAGCTCCTGGAAGCTCAACAAGTGATATGAAACAAGAAGCTAAAAAGCAAGGAAATGTAGTTCAACGGACGATTCGGACCTTTGGAGACGTATTTGTTCCGATTATTCCAGTTTTGGTTGCAACAGGACTATTTATGGGATTGCGTGGCTTGTTGACGCAAGAACAAGTATTAGCGGTCTTCGGCCTAGTACCAGCAGATATTAGTGCAAACTTTTTATTGTATACGCAAGTATTAACTGACACAGCTTTTGCATTTTTACCAGCCTTAGTTGCTTGGTCTTCATTCAAAGTGTTTGGCGGATCTCCCGTTATTGGGATTGTTTTAGGTTTGATGCTAGTTAATCCGGCCCTTCCCAATGCCTATGCAGTTGCAGGCGGCACCGCTGATCCAATTACGATGTTTGGTTTTATTCCTGTAGTAGGTTATCAAGGAACGGTTCTACCGGCCTTTATTGCTGGTTTTGCAGGAGCTAAACTAGAAAGATGGATACGCAAACGTGTTCCAGAGTATTTAGATTTATTGCTTACACCGTTTTTGACATTATTAATTATGAGTATCTTATCGCTATTTTTGATTGGACCTGTTTTTCACTCTTTAGAAGAAGTTGTATTAAATGCAACCGTCTGGGCATTAGCTTTGCCATTTGGTTTAGCTGGATTAGTTATCGGTGGATTAAACCAAATTGTTGTCGTAACCGGTATTCACCATCTATTTAATTTCCTAGAAATTCAACTATTGACAAATACTGGAGTAAACCCTTTCAACGGCATTATCACAGCTAGTATAGCCGCACAAGGTGGAGCATCTTTAGCAGTAGCGATGAAAACAAAATCTAAAAAATTGAAAGCTTTAGCTTATCCTTCGACCTTATCTGCTTTTCTAGGGATTACCGAACCAGCAGTATTTGGTGTGAATTTGAGATATGTTAAGCCATTTATCTTCGGATTAGTTGGTGGAGCAGCCGGCGGATTCTTTGGAAATATCATGGGATTAGAAGCTTCAGGTATGGCCATAACCGTTATTCCAGGAACGTTATTGTATTTGAATAACCAAATTATCTGGTATTTATTGACGAATGTGATTGCAATTTCTGTGGCTTTTACCTTAACTTATTTCTTTGGTTACAGCGATAAAATGAAAAATGAACTAGAAGCGTGAAAGGAAGTTTAAAAAATGGCACAGAATAAAACAATGGGAAAATATGGATTGGGGTATCATATCACAGCTCCTAAGGGATTATTAAATGATCCCAACGGATTGATTCAGTTTAATGGGGTGTATCACGTCTTTTACCAATGGAATCAAAACGGCACAACCCATACGACCAAAAGCTGGGGCCATGTTACTTCCGATGACTTAATCCATTGGACTAATCAACCAGTAGCTCTGGAGCCAGATGAATGGTTTGATAAAGATGGCTGTTATTCTGGAAGTGCCGTATCATTTGAAAATAAACTGTATTTATTTTATACCGGTAATGTCCGAAATGAAAAAAATGAACGCGAAAGTTATCAGTGTTTAGCAGTCTCAGAAGATGGAATACATTTCGAAAAAAAAGGACCAGTCATAGCTCAACCAAGTGGTTATACAGCACACATAAGAGATCCAAAAGTGTGGCAAGAAGAGAATAACGATTGGTGGATGGTGTTAGGCGCTCAAAAAGATAACCTAACAGGGGATACGTTAATTTACCATTCAACCAACCTAATCGATTGGACTTGTAAAGGCTCTCTAATAGATCATGCTAATGAGGATAGTTTTATGTGGGAATGTCCAGATTTAGTGCAATTCGAACAGAAAGCTGCCTTTATCTTTTCTCCACAAGGACTAACGGCTAAAGGAGATGAGTTTAATAATATTTACCAATCTGGGTATTTAACAGGTGAATTCAAAAAAACAGGTAAGTTTTTACCAGATGATCATCCGTTTAAAGAATTGGATAGAGGCTTTGAATTCTATGCCCCTCAAACTTTCCAAGATAATAACGGAAGATATATTTTATTTGGCTGGATGGGTGTAATGGAACCTGAAGTTGAAGCAGCCGTTCCAACTGTTCAAGATGGTTGGATTCATAATTTAACCATTCCAAGAGAGTTGCTGTATGCTGAGGGACAACTAATACAGCGACCGGTAGTGGAGTTGGAAAAATTAAGGCAAGGTCAACCTCAAGTTATCGTAGGAAAGACCAAAGAATCGTTGCAACTAACCACACTGCAAAATGAAATTTCGTTCAATTGGAAAGAGGCAGCAGGATCATTCGCTTTTCAAATCAGGAATGAAGTGTTGGTCGAATACGATAAAGCGTTGCGTCGTATTCAAGTGACTCGTACAAACTGGCTCACTAATAAGAGAGAGACGCGTGCAGTTACGCTCAAGCGGCCATTGACTCAGATGCAAGGGTTTCTCGAAAGCTCCACACTCGAACTTTTTGTTAATGATGGAGAAGAAGTATTTTCTTTACGTTATTTTCCAGCACAAGAAGTGAATACACTTGATATTTCTTTTTGTGAAACAGACAAAGAGCCAAAAATAACGGCCTATTCTTTAAAGCAATAAATAAAAAAGCTGGGACATGGTGCTGACCCCTAAAAGTTAGAGTTTAATATTATGCAGCCAACTGGCTGGTTTGAGTTCGGTATTCTACTGGACTTAAGCCAGCCAGTTTTTGTTTTGTGCGAATAGTATTATACCAATCGATATACTCTTCTATCTGTTTCTTAAGTTGATCGTAGGTAACTAGAGGCTCGCCGTGATACATTTCTTGTTTCATAATCCCAAAGAAATTCTCCATTGAGGCATTATCAGAACAGGTGGCTTTGCGAGACATACTCTGAAAGAGCTTATTCTTTTTTAAATGGCATCTCCATTTATTATGCTGATAATGCCAGCCTTGATCAGAGTGAATCGTAGTGCGAACTGTCCCGTTCTCTTTTACAATTTGAATGGCTTCTACTAGAGGACGTAATACTAAATCTAATGTTGGTCGTTTACTAATACCAAACGAGATGATTTCTCCATTATATAAATCATAAATTGGGTTAAGATAAAGTTTCTGATCATCAAGACATTTGAACTCAGTTATATCTGTCACTAATTTTTGCAATGCAAGCGGAGTAGAAAACCGTCGGTTTAGTAGATTTTTTGCAGTTTTTCCAACGGTTCCTTTGTAAGAGTTATACTTTCGAGTCTTACGAGTAAATTTAATACACTTCAGATCTAACTCTTTCATCAGCCGATAAACTTTTTTATGATTGATCACTAGTCCAGTTTTATTTAATTCATTCGTGATCCGCTTGTATCCATAGCGTTCTTTGAAGCGATAAAATAGCTCTGAAATCTTATTTTTTAGAGCTATATCTTGTTCGTCTGTGTTCAATCGCTTTAAATGATAATGATACGTCGCTTCGGGAATATCTACAACT
Encoded proteins:
- a CDS encoding LacI family DNA-binding transcriptional regulator yields the protein MVTINDIAKQAGVAKSTVSRYLNGGSVSQKTKEKLGLIVAETGYIPNTFAQSLKAKKTAIIGTIIPRLDSYSANEVLISIDEGLRKKNFQLLITNTNQNSEREIESIYSLASQKVAGILLFATVITEAHKKAIADVGIPVILLGQQAEDLYSIVHDEYDAGFKIGKYATHLGHKNFLYLNVFEADVAVGQLRKKGVLDALKETKDSTVKMIEISFTFEKAYQQVLEVLPSVKASYIICATDNIALAVLKAAHQLKLEIPDVFSLSGFGGYQITTVVSPTITTVKYAYQELGQIAVKNLLLLLEGSTIPKKTVLKNKLIKNESTKKWN
- a CDS encoding glycoside hydrolase family 32 protein — encoded protein: MAQNKTMGKYGLGYHITAPKGLLNDPNGLIQFNGVYHVFYQWNQNGTTHTTKSWGHVTSDDLIHWTNQPVALEPDEWFDKDGCYSGSAVSFENKLYLFYTGNVRNEKNERESYQCLAVSEDGIHFEKKGPVIAQPSGYTAHIRDPKVWQEENNDWWMVLGAQKDNLTGDTLIYHSTNLIDWTCKGSLIDHANEDSFMWECPDLVQFEQKAAFIFSPQGLTAKGDEFNNIYQSGYLTGEFKKTGKFLPDDHPFKELDRGFEFYAPQTFQDNNGRYILFGWMGVMEPEVEAAVPTVQDGWIHNLTIPRELLYAEGQLIQRPVVELEKLRQGQPQVIVGKTKESLQLTTLQNEISFNWKEAAGSFAFQIRNEVLVEYDKALRRIQVTRTNWLTNKRETRAVTLKRPLTQMQGFLESSTLELFVNDGEEVFSLRYFPAQEVNTLDISFCETDKEPKITAYSLKQ